In the genome of Marispirochaeta aestuarii, one region contains:
- a CDS encoding arsenate reductase ArsC has translation MDNKPVNVLFICVHNSARSQMAETFLNDLGKGRFKALSAGLEPGKLNPLVVRAMAELGYDISGNSTNSVFDYARDRRSFDIVVAVCSKEAQERCPIFPGKGIRLHWPFDDPSSLGGSEEERLAETRRIRDQIRRTILEFIAEYS, from the coding sequence ATGGACAATAAACCTGTAAATGTGTTGTTCATCTGTGTGCACAACAGTGCACGCAGCCAGATGGCGGAAACCTTTTTGAATGATCTTGGTAAAGGAAGGTTCAAGGCTCTGAGTGCCGGTCTTGAACCGGGCAAACTGAATCCCCTGGTGGTCAGGGCGATGGCGGAGCTGGGGTACGATATCTCAGGCAACTCCACCAACAGTGTATTCGACTATGCCCGGGATCGCCGGTCCTTCGACATCGTGGTTGCCGTATGCAGTAAAGAGGCCCAGGAACGCTGTCCCATATTCCCCGGAAAAGGGATCCGCCTTCACTGGCCCTTCGATGATCCCTCATCCCTGGGCGGCAGCGAAGAAGAACGCCTGGCGGAAACCAGGCGCATACGGGACCAGATACGAAGGACAATCCTGGAATTCATAGCAGAGTATTCCTGA
- a CDS encoding permease: MAKKALSPNRLLLITLGVFLCAYFVPFDAPRVIVAIQEAFLMLSEYARQHVLLCVVPAMFIAGAITVFLNQQAVIRYLGPSAPKLLAYSVASVSGSILAVCSCTVLPLFKGIYKKGAGLGPAVSFLYSGPAINILAIVLSYKVFGWELGLARMMGAVLFAFVIGYLMQVIYRREDEARLADERMFSYAGEDEKGRSLGQTVVYMASMVGILVFVNWAPSRGTSVLWDAVYTGRYWITAVFAAVLIYSLVRWFSRDDLIEWTVTTRDFSLQILPYLFGGVLIAGFLLGRPGHQALIPGEWIAGLVGGNSVWANFFASIAGAFMYFATLTEVPIVQGLMGSGMGKGPALALLLAGPSLSLPNMLVIHGELGWKKTATYVMLVVLLSTAAGILFGTLN, encoded by the coding sequence GTTCCCTTTGATGCTCCCCGGGTAATCGTCGCGATTCAGGAGGCATTCTTGATGCTTTCGGAATACGCCCGGCAGCACGTGCTTCTGTGCGTTGTTCCGGCCATGTTCATTGCCGGAGCAATTACGGTCTTTCTGAACCAGCAGGCGGTAATCCGCTATCTCGGGCCCTCCGCACCGAAGCTGCTGGCCTATTCGGTTGCCTCGGTTTCGGGTTCGATACTGGCGGTCTGCTCATGCACGGTCCTCCCTCTGTTCAAAGGGATTTACAAAAAAGGTGCAGGCCTGGGGCCTGCTGTTTCGTTCCTGTACTCCGGACCGGCAATAAATATTCTGGCCATCGTTCTCTCCTACAAGGTATTCGGCTGGGAGCTGGGCCTCGCCCGCATGATGGGTGCGGTGCTGTTTGCCTTTGTAATCGGATACCTGATGCAGGTAATCTACCGAAGGGAGGATGAGGCACGCCTCGCCGACGAGCGCATGTTCTCCTATGCAGGGGAGGATGAAAAAGGTCGGAGCCTTGGTCAAACCGTCGTCTACATGGCCTCCATGGTGGGAATCCTCGTTTTTGTGAACTGGGCTCCTTCCCGGGGAACGTCGGTGTTGTGGGACGCCGTCTATACCGGCAGGTACTGGATTACCGCAGTCTTTGCCGCTGTCCTGATCTACAGCCTGGTCCGATGGTTCAGCCGGGATGATCTGATCGAATGGACTGTAACTACCAGGGATTTCAGCCTCCAGATTCTTCCCTACCTTTTCGGCGGAGTACTTATAGCAGGTTTTCTCCTTGGACGTCCCGGTCACCAGGCCCTGATCCCTGGGGAATGGATAGCTGGACTCGTGGGGGGAAATTCAGTCTGGGCCAATTTTTTCGCCTCCATCGCCGGGGCCTTCATGTATTTCGCCACCCTGACGGAGGTCCCTATTGTGCAGGGATTGATGGGAAGCGGAATGGGGAAGGGGCCCGCCCTGGCGCTGCTCCTGGCCGGTCCCAGTCTTTCCCTGCCCAACATGCTGGTAATTCACGGCGAACTTGGCTGGAAGAAGACCGCCACCTATGTGATGCTGGTGGTTCTTCTCTCTACCGCTGCGGGAATTCTTTTCGGAACCCTGAACTGA
- a CDS encoding DUF4395 family protein, translating to MVNERVIRGIAVQVFGLSLMALILTTRQSTPAALGLLCFLLADFTFRAAGWGTLSLTAAVSRLLGGRLFRFAPRLIRAKPKRFAAGIGAFMSLAAGLLVVLRIHQAAVLLLAVLALFSFLEGTFRFCAGCRIFALLIRLGLAKEDLCTDCVLPGGDGI from the coding sequence ATGGTAAATGAGAGAGTTATCAGGGGTATTGCCGTTCAGGTTTTCGGTCTCTCCCTTATGGCTCTGATCCTTACCACGCGACAAAGTACTCCGGCCGCACTGGGGCTTCTGTGTTTTCTTCTTGCGGATTTCACCTTCAGGGCGGCAGGATGGGGTACGCTGAGCCTGACCGCTGCGGTTTCCAGACTCCTGGGGGGAAGACTGTTTCGCTTTGCGCCGCGGCTGATACGGGCAAAACCGAAGCGTTTTGCCGCAGGAATCGGGGCCTTCATGTCTCTCGCCGCGGGTCTTCTGGTGGTCCTTCGGATTCACCAGGCTGCCGTCCTGCTGCTTGCAGTACTTGCACTCTTCTCATTTCTGGAAGGGACTTTCCGCTTCTGCGCCGGCTGCCGGATATTCGCCCTGCTGATCCGCCTGGGACTGGCGAAGGAAGATCTGTGCACCGACTGTGTGCTGCCCGGCGGTGACGGCATATAA
- the arsB gene encoding ACR3 family arsenite efflux transporter, which yields MSTAEKKRISFFEKYLTLWVALCIVIGTLIGRFLPAVPEFLSTLEYARVSIPVAVLIWLMIYPMMLKIDFTSIVKATKKPKGLTVTTVTNWLIKPFTMYLIAFFFLKILFRPLISDNLATEYIAGAVLLGAAPCTAMVFVWSYLSDGDPAYTVVQVAVNDLIILAAFTPIVAFLLGVSNIQVPYDTLLLSVLLFVVVPLAGGYISRRLITAHRGLDYFENVFLKKFDNTTIGGLLLTLIILFSFQGEIILNNPLHIVLIAVPLVVQTFLIFGIAYGWAKLWKLPHSIAAPGAMIGASNFFELSVAVAVSLFGLQSGAALATVVGVLVEVPVMLALVRIAVSTRSAFPAQA from the coding sequence ATGTCGACGGCGGAAAAAAAACGGATAAGCTTTTTCGAAAAATATCTCACCCTGTGGGTTGCGCTCTGTATTGTGATCGGAACACTGATCGGAAGGTTCCTGCCGGCAGTGCCGGAGTTCCTGTCCACCCTCGAGTACGCCCGGGTCTCTATTCCGGTAGCGGTTCTCATATGGCTCATGATATATCCCATGATGCTGAAGATCGATTTTACCAGTATCGTGAAGGCCACTAAAAAGCCGAAGGGGCTGACGGTTACCACCGTAACCAACTGGCTCATAAAGCCCTTTACCATGTATCTTATCGCCTTTTTTTTCCTGAAGATTCTGTTCAGGCCCCTTATCAGCGATAATCTTGCAACGGAGTACATCGCGGGAGCTGTTCTGCTCGGAGCTGCCCCCTGTACCGCCATGGTATTTGTGTGGAGTTACCTTTCCGACGGGGATCCTGCCTATACAGTGGTGCAGGTGGCGGTGAATGACCTGATCATACTGGCCGCTTTTACGCCGATTGTTGCTTTTCTCCTGGGAGTCAGCAATATCCAGGTGCCCTACGATACGCTTCTCCTGTCGGTGCTCCTCTTTGTTGTAGTACCCCTTGCGGGGGGATACATTTCCCGGAGGCTAATTACAGCACACCGGGGACTGGATTATTTCGAGAATGTCTTTCTGAAGAAATTCGACAACACCACAATCGGCGGACTGCTGCTGACACTGATAATCCTCTTCTCTTTTCAGGGGGAGATAATCCTGAATAACCCCCTTCATATCGTGCTGATTGCGGTCCCCCTGGTGGTACAGACCTTTCTTATCTTCGGCATTGCCTACGGCTGGGCCAAGCTCTGGAAGCTTCCCCATTCCATTGCTGCTCCCGGGGCAATGATCGGAGCGAGTAACTTCTTCGAGCTTTCCGTGGCGGTGGCAGTCAGTCTTTTCGGCCTCCAGTCAGGCGCTGCCCTGGCAACGGTTGTGGGCGTTCTGGTGGAGGTGCCGGTCATGCTGGCCCTGGTAAGGATAGCCGTTTCCACCCGGAGCGCATTTCCGGCCCAGGCCTGA
- a CDS encoding DUF362 domain-containing protein produces MAKSTVYFTNMHVTSRENQQQKLERLIKTAGIEQIDFKRKYAAIKIHFGELGNLAFLRPNYSRTVADVIKSLGGRPFLTDCNTLYVGGRKNALDHLETAYINGYSPFSTGCHILIADGLKGTDEALVPVEGGRYVKEAKIGRAVMDADIIISLNHFKGHELTGFGGAIKNIGMGCGSRAGKMEMHSSGKPHVNAGKCIACGACVRNCAHSAITITNGTALINHSRCVGCGRCIGVCPTDAVRPASDESNDILNRKMAEYTWAVLNGKPHFHISLVIDVSPYCDCHSENDIPIVPDVGMFASFDPVALDVACADAVNRQPVHAGSLLEKHGSRHNDHFTDTSPETDWRSAVEHAVNMGIGSREYELISI; encoded by the coding sequence ATGGCAAAATCAACAGTCTATTTTACGAATATGCATGTAACATCCAGGGAGAATCAGCAGCAGAAGCTCGAACGGCTGATTAAAACCGCCGGAATTGAACAGATCGATTTCAAAAGGAAATACGCGGCCATAAAAATCCACTTCGGAGAGCTGGGAAACCTTGCGTTTCTTCGCCCTAATTATTCCAGGACAGTTGCGGATGTCATAAAGAGCCTGGGGGGCAGGCCCTTTCTGACCGACTGCAACACCCTCTACGTGGGGGGAAGAAAGAACGCCCTGGACCACCTGGAGACCGCCTACATCAACGGCTACTCACCCTTTTCAACGGGCTGTCATATCCTGATTGCCGACGGCCTCAAGGGAACCGATGAGGCCCTGGTGCCGGTGGAAGGAGGTAGGTACGTCAAGGAGGCCAAGATTGGACGGGCGGTAATGGATGCGGACATTATAATCTCCCTGAACCATTTCAAGGGTCATGAGCTTACCGGGTTCGGAGGGGCCATAAAGAACATCGGGATGGGCTGCGGGTCCCGGGCCGGCAAGATGGAGATGCACTCCAGCGGTAAACCCCACGTAAACGCCGGCAAATGCATAGCCTGCGGGGCCTGCGTGCGCAACTGCGCTCACTCTGCAATTACCATTACCAACGGGACCGCCCTGATCAATCACAGCAGGTGCGTCGGTTGCGGTCGCTGTATCGGGGTATGCCCCACCGACGCGGTACGGCCGGCCTCGGACGAGTCCAACGATATCCTGAACAGAAAGATGGCGGAGTACACCTGGGCGGTGCTCAACGGAAAACCCCATTTCCACATAAGCCTGGTTATCGATGTATCCCCCTACTGCGACTGCCACTCTGAAAACGATATTCCCATCGTACCGGATGTGGGAATGTTCGCCTCCTTTGATCCGGTGGCCCTGGATGTGGCCTGCGCCGACGCTGTAAACCGGCAGCCCGTCCATGCGGGAAGCCTGCTGGAAAAACACGGGTCCCGGCACAACGATCACTTTACCGACACCAGCCCGGAGACCGACTGGCGCTCCGCCGTAGAACATGCGGTCAACATGGGAATCGGCAGCCGGGAATACGAGCTGATCAGCATATAA